From the Solanum pennellii chromosome 4, SPENNV200 genome, one window contains:
- the LOC107018340 gene encoding 2-oxoisovalerate dehydrogenase subunit alpha 1, mitochondrial-like gives MANLISKSTKFNHFLLNTRVCFLRSFTTSAAGAGAGGYIKPAGSFSGESAAIFRPERYQSGKAGEQLDTIDYEEDENQVMDFPGGKVPITPQMKFISESSEKRLPCYRVLDDDGYPLPGTIFEEVSKELAIKMYSSMVTLQTMDTIFYEAQRQGRLSFYLTTAGEEAINVASAAALSLDDFVLPQYREVGVILWRGYPLEQVANQLFGNKFDYGKGRQMPCHYGSNELNYLTVSSPIATQIPQAVGVAYSLKMEKKEACAVTYFGDGSTSEGDFHAALNFAAVLDAPVVFICRNNGWAISTPINQQFRSDGIASRGQAYGVRSIRVDGNDALATYSAIRAARQMAIKEQRPILVEAMTYRVAHHSTSDDSTKYRPVEEIEHWKTAKSPISKFRKYIQRNGWWNDEDESELRGDIRKQVLQAIQAAEKVDKPSLKDLFTDVYDKMPLNLQDQEKFVKDAVKRSPKEYPSDVPI, from the exons atggcaaatttgatttcaaaatcaacaaaatttaaCCATTTTCTTCTAAACACAAGAGTTTGTTTCTTACGATCGTTTACAACTTCTGCCGCCGGCGCCGGTGCTGGTGGTTATATTAAGCCGGCGGGGAGTTTTTCCGGCGAGTCTGCCGCCATTTTTCGGCCGGAACGTTACCAGTCCGGTAAAGCTGGAGAGCAACTAGATACAATTGactatgaagaagatgaaaatcaG GTGATGGATTTTCCTGGTGGAAAAGTTCCAATTACTCctcaaatgaaatttatttcgGAGTCGTCTGAGAAGAGATTACCTTGTTATAGAGTTCTTGATGATGATGGTTATCCACTTCCAGGGACAATCTTTGAGGAg GTGAGCAAAGAATTGGCAATAAAGATGTATAGCTCAATGGTGACACTTCAAACTATGGATACCATTTTTTATGAAGCGCAAAGGCAGGGGAGGTTGTCGTTCTATCTCACAACTGCTGGAGAAGAAGCTATCAACGTAGCATCTGCTGCTGCTCTTTCCTTAGACGACTTCGTGTTACCTCAG TACAGGGAAGTAGGGGTTATATTATGGCGTGGTTACCCCTTGGAACAGGTTGCCAATCAATTGTTCGGAAACAAGTTTGATTATGGAAAAGGAAGGCAAATGCCCTGCCACTATGGTTCTAATGAGCTCAATTACTTAACTGTTTCTTCGCCAATAGC AACACAGATTCCTCAGGCCGTGGGTGTTGCTTATTCcctcaaaatggaaaaaaaggAGGCTTGCGCGGTCACTTATTTTGGAGATGGTAGCACCAGTGAG GGAGATTTTCATGCAGCATTAAACTTTGCAGCAGTATTGGATGCTCCTGTTGTCTTTATATGCCGCAACAACGGATGGGCCATTAGCACTCCTATAAACCAACAATTTCGAA GTGACGGAATCGCCTCTAGAGGACAAGCGTATGGTGTTAGAAGCATTCGTGTAGATGGCAACGATGCCTTGGCAACTTATAGTGCTATTCGTGCAGCTCGGCAAATGGCAATCAAGGAACAAAGGCCAATATTAGTAGAG GCCATGACATATAGAGTAGCTCACCATTCAACATCTGATGATTCCACCAAGTATCGACCCGTTGAGGAAATCGAACACTGGAAAACAGCAAAAAGTCCTATATCAAAATTCAGAAAATACATTCAAAGAAATGGCTGGTGGAATGATGAAGATGAATCTGAACTTCGCGGAGACATCAGAAAACAG GTATTGCAAGCTATTCAAGCAGCAGAGAAGGTGGATAAACCTTCATTGAAAGATTTGTTTACAGATGTTTATGACAAAATGCCATTAAATCTTCAAGATCAAGAGAAATTTGTTAAGGATGCTGTAAAAAGATCTCCAAAAGAATATCCTTCTGATGTTCCTATATAA